The stretch of DNA ACAGATGTCAGTAATATATCGGGGAGGTGGTTGGCTATGCTTTTCAGAACAGTTTCCCTGGCAAGCCTTTTGTGTGTCTGCGCGGTCGTGTCCGTGTCCGCACAGGTCACCACAGGCGCCATATTCGGAACCGTTAAGGATTCGAGTGGCGCGATGCTGCCCGCAGCCACGGTGATTGCCCTAAA from Acidobacteriota bacterium encodes:
- a CDS encoding carboxypeptidase regulatory-like domain-containing protein — protein: MINHIPQRPEMTDVSNISGRWLAMLFRTVSLASLLCVCAVVSVSAQVTTGAIFGTVKDSSGAMLPAATVIALNEETGISRTTQSDSAGRFQVPSLSPGRYKVSASMAGFQTIVRSGIDLTVGR